The Pseudodesulfovibrio sp. JC047 genome includes the window ATAATGGGTGTATCCATAAGATGCACCGAGAGCCGGACCAAAATCACCCAAAGCCGACCGAGTGCCAAACTTGGTTCCTTGCAATTGGGCACGAATGGCCGTCATGCTCGGATTCAGGTCCAAAGCACGTTGAACGCACCGTTCAAGGTCAAAGGGACCAGACGTTTCCGCAGCCGCCGCAGGCGCAGCCGTCTTCGCTATGGAAGGATCAGCATCCTGGGCAAATGACAGGCTGGCAAAGGCCAGTACAGCCACCACGGCAAGAACAAAAAGAGAAACCCGGTTCCGGATCATAATATATTCCTGTTTGATATAATCTAAAGTTCTGTTGCATCAGCAACGATTAACACTTCAACTGTGTACCAACTCTCCGCGAGACTCGCAACCCCTAAAGAGATCAGTCTTTCCTTAAAAGCGCACAATCAGAAGGATCGCCCTGCAACTTTTTCAAGGTGTGTTTCAACGTCGGGAGAAGCGGTTCCAGGCATTCGGCCACGGCCCGGGGGCTCCCTGGCATGTTCACAATCAGGGACAGCCCAAGCGTCCCGGCGACCGCTCTGGAAATGGCACCGTGTGGTGTTTTCAACAAACTGGCCGCAGTCATGGCTCGTTCATAGCCAGGTAATCTTTTTTCGATGACCGCTTCCGTCGCCTCGGGAGTGATGTCCCTCGGGCCGACACCAGTCCCCCCCGTGGTCAAAATCAGATCCACCCCCTGATTGAGGGCAAGGTCCACCAAAAGTCCTTTCAATTGCGATATTTCATCGGGAATAATGAAACCCTGCACCGTATTCAACGGCAATTTCTCCCGTACAAGCGTTCCGACAAGCGGCCCGGACTCATCCACCCGCTTGCCCTGTGAGCCTTTGTCGCTCAACGTGATCCAGGCCAAGGCATACCCCTCACGCTCGGCAGTACACAAATGCGCCCCCCGAACCATATCCTGCACGGCCTCGACCAAATAGACCCGGGACGACGGCTGGCCGACCACTCCAGGAAGCCAGGAAACGCCCTGCACTATGAAAGAAACTCGCTCCGAAACAATGCGGGTACCGACCCGAAGACGAGGCAAAACATCGGCTGTTGCGATGGGAGAAAACGAAGATTGAACTCCCGCAGAACACAAAAAGCCACGATCACCTTGAGCCAGTGAATCCGTCACTGTCACAAGAAAGGTGGAATCGGACATGATCACTCCTTACAGACTCTCATCAGGCCAGCAACACAGACAGAATTCCGGCGACAAAGACACCGCCAAAGGTTCCGGGACCACCAATGGAAACCACCTGTGTCCCGATCGAATTGCGAAAACGGGGAATAAGCAACGGAATAAGGTTACCGCCGAGAATGGCTCCCATGGTTCCAGCAATATACGCTGCCACTGGCCGAAAAGGTTCAGGGACAAAAAAATACACAGACAAAAACGTCATGATTGCCGGCAGAACCAACGGGATACGCAATCCGGTCAACACATCTGGCTTGGCCGTGATGTAACACCCGAGTGTCACCATGATCATGGCAAACCCAATCCACAAATACACACCATCGGTCTGGCCGATCATATGCTGCCGAATCAAGAAAGTCATACTGAGCAAAAGAGGCAAAATAAACCCACCGACATTGACCGAAAAAACCTGCTTTTTCAATTCATTGGTCCCGTCCTCTTCCGTCTGAACAGGACGACCATATTCATCGAGACCAAATTTGACGGACCGGGGTTTGGACACGACAACCAAACGCTCACTCGTGAAGACCGGAATATTCATAGCCCGACCGACAAGGATGGCGATAAGCATCAAAACACCTTGGGCCGGGGTCAAACCGAGTTTGGAAAAGGCTTCGGCCACCATGGACACCGGCAGAAAAATGAAAAGGAAAAACAGCGCCACAAGGAGCAATAAAGCCGGAATCATGCCGCCTGAAAATTGAAAATACGGATACATTCATTCTCCTTGGATCGAGCTCCAACAAATGCCGGTTGATTTTTCCATTATCCCGCCCCTATACTACAGCGGGATTCACGCAATTGCGATGTACCCCAACTTGAACACGATGTAAATTACAGGACCAAGAGGCTCTCTATGAAAGGAATTATTCTCGCAGGCGGCTCCGGCACACGGCTGCACCCCCTGACCCGCGTTGTCAGCAAGCAACTACTGCCAGTCTACGACAAACCCATGATCTATTACCCGTTGTCCACGCTCATGTTGGCAGATATACGGGATATTCTCATTATCTCGACCCCTCACGATCTGCCGAATTTTCAGAAATTGCTGGGAGACGGCTCACAACTGGGCCTCTCCATCTCATATAAAGTCCAACCCAAACCCGAAGGATTGGCTCAGGCCTTTCTCATTGGCGAAGATTTCATCGGCGACGACACCGTTTGTCTGGTTCTGGGAGACAACATCTATCATGGACATAGCCTCGGAACCATTTTGAAAGAAGCCGGAGAACTCGAAAAAGGCGGGATGGTCTTCGCCTATCTGGTCAAAGATCCAAAACGGTACGGAGTTGTTGAATTCGACAAGAATTACAAAGCGTTGTCCATTGAAGAAAAACCGGACAATCCCAAATCAAAATATGCGGTCACCGGGCTGTATTTCTATGACAACGATGTTATCGAAATCGCAAAATCGCTCACGCCTTCCCCTCGCGGCGAGCTGGAAATCACGGATATAAACAAGGTTTATCTTGAACGAGGCGACCTCGATGTCCAGACATTGGGCCGAGGATACGCCTGGCTCGACATGGGGACACACGAATCCCTGCACAGGGCGTCGAGCTTTGTGCAAGCCGTTCAGGATCGACAGGGATATGTCATTTCAAGTCCTGAAGAAATTGCCTATCGTAGAGGCTTTATTTCCCGCGAACAACTCAGGGAACTGGCCTGCGCCATGAGTAACAACAACTATGGTCAGTACCTTCTGGACATGGTGCTTGAAGACTCAATTGATTCCTGCCCTGCCTAAAAGAAAAATCGCTTTTCCCCTCAGGGAAAAGCGATCTTCACTGTTCAAACAGCGCAACGAATTCGTCACGATATCCTTAGTGATGGTCTTCATTCATGGTTTCACGAACCCGGATAATACCGATGGTCAGAATCCATGCGAAATAAATAAAAATCAAAGATACACCCACAAAACCTGGTCCCGTACTATGGGACATGCCGGAAAGCAGTTCGCCAATCATTTTCTTCCTCCTCGATCATCCGCTTTTTGCTTGTGAAAGATATATTTTATTGCCCACCAAAACAGGACATTGTCAACCCTATTCCGCAAAAAATGCCCAAAGTGATCCCTGGGTTCAACCACAACTTGTCAGCGCCTGCCCTTTGCCATAGTATTCGCTTGAATTTCATGAATCAGCAGTAAAAGTGGTGGACAATGGGCCTTTTGAATCTTCTGAAAAGTATCTTTCCCTCGTCTTGGACGACACCTCGAAAAAAAACAGGCAAAAAATCGTCAACGACAAAAAAAGCCAAACGATCAAACCCATCACGAAAGGGGAAAAGGCAAAGACCTCCTTCCGACCTGTCCCTCAAGGTCGACGCGCGCAAAAAAGGCCGCAAAAAAACCAGAAATATCGTGGCAGCCCCCATTGATGAGGCCGCTCTCGGCTTCAGCATTTCACTCAAGTCAAATGACGCCTACGCCAAACGCCGACATGCCATTCGCATCGCCGTAAAGGGATTGACGGTTTTCATTCCCCGTCTCAAAAAACGCTTTGAAGTCGCCGATATCAGTGCCACCGGACTCGGCTTCAAGTTTCAAAAACCACACATAAAAGCTGGCGCAAAGATCAAGATGGACATATTCCTCAAAGGGGAAAAACAGGTTGCAAACGTCCTGTGTCAGGTCAGACGTCATGAAAAAGGCAAGGTCGGCTGCATCTTTGTCGAGCTGGATCGTGCGCAAGACGATGCCATCAACAAAATTGTCCTCATCGGTCAAAAAGAACAGGCCGCCAGAAAGGCGGCCACCAAAGACAAGAATTTCAAACTTCCAAGTTAACTCCGCTGACGCAGTTCCTCAATAAAAACCGCAAGATCATTGGGGTCTCCCGGTTTATGGTCTTCGGGATACAATAAAGCGGTCATGAAAAAGACGCTCCCAATTCGCAGAGCTGCCCCCGCACTCGTGGAAAATTGTTCAAGCTGTGTCGCTATTTCCGCCCCCAAGGCCCCTTCAATCTTTTCCGTATATTCCCACGCATTCTCACCAAGAGCGGCCAACAACTTGGCCTTTTCTTCCAACTTTACCTGAAAGGCACGCTGCCCTTCTCGTTGAAGAGCCTCTTCCCCTTCTTTTTCGAGCCGAAGGACATCAGCGTTGGTCTGTTCAAGAAATTGTATCAAATCCATACGAGCGTGATCGGGCATGACATTCTCCTGTTTATAAAGATGTACCCTCTGCTCTTCGAGAAAACAAGCCAGCAGCAATCGGCACAGAATGTCCACACCGCAAAATTTCTGGACAAAAGCACGCTTTGATCTTACCTCAAAGGCTCCCACGAAACTCATATTTTACTTGAGGAGACTCAGTTGAGCATACTCTCCGCCAGCCTCGGGCTGACACGTTACCGCATCATCGAGGACGTCCCACAGGATCTGCTTCAAGAGGTGCCTGAAAAACTTCGGAAATTCAGCTTTGTCGATATTGACGGAACCGCCGATGAACGATCTTTTGGCTGGGCCAATATTGACGACATGCTGGACGTGAACTGGACACAATCTCCGCCGGAAAAAGCGGAATACTTTGCATTTGGCCTTCGGCTCGATACCCGACGCATTCCCCCGGCAGTGCTCAAAAAGCACACGACAATCGCGCTGAACAAGGAACTTGAGCACAACAAGGAACAAGGGAAAAACTTTGTTTCACGCGACCGAAAGCGGGAACTCAAGGAACAGGTCACACTCCGGCTGCGTGCACGGACATTTCCCATTCCGGCCATGTTTGACATTATCTGGAATCCTTCCTCCAACCGTATCTACCTGACCACGACCAACTCCAAGGTCTGCGCGTTGTTCGAAGACTATTTCGCCTTGACCTTTGACCTGCATCTGGAACCATTAACGCCGTTCTTCATGGCAATGGACACGCTTGGCGAAGAAGCAGCCCCCAGGCTCGAAAACCTTGATCCCACCATTTTCATCTAAAGGATAGCAGTACATGGATCTTTCACTTGTCGAACGCGAAAACACCCTGCTCGGTCAGGATTTTCTGACCTGGCTCTGGTACAAAACAGACACCGAAAATGTACTGTTTTCTCTACCGGACAAACGAACTTTCACCCTGCACATGGAACAGAAACTGTCTGTCCAGGGTGGTGAAGGTGAAACCAAGGCCACAGCCACCGTGTCCAGTCCGGCCGGAGAATTATCCGAAGCCAAAACAGGGTTGGGAACCGGCAAAAAAGTCAGTAAGGCACAACTTCTTTTTTCCATGGATCAAGATGACTGGCTGGTGTCGGTCAATGCCGCAGACTTTGGATTGTCCGGTCTGAAAACGCCAAAGATCGCAACAAAAGACGATGAAGGCGACGATCCGGATGCCAAATTCCTTGAAAAGATGTTTCTTCTTGAACGCTGTCTTGAAATGCTCGATATCGTCTTTAATGAATTCCTCAAACTCCGCATGAGTTCAACGTGGAAAGAAGAAGCCGCCAGCATCAAACTCTGGATCAACGGATAACATGACACCCCCTCCCGTGCGTATAGCCTGTTTCGGAGACAGCCTGACCGAAGGGTACGGACTGGACCCAGATGAAGC containing:
- the rfbA gene encoding glucose-1-phosphate thymidylyltransferase RfbA; amino-acid sequence: MKGIILAGGSGTRLHPLTRVVSKQLLPVYDKPMIYYPLSTLMLADIRDILIISTPHDLPNFQKLLGDGSQLGLSISYKVQPKPEGLAQAFLIGEDFIGDDTVCLVLGDNIYHGHSLGTILKEAGELEKGGMVFAYLVKDPKRYGVVEFDKNYKALSIEEKPDNPKSKYAVTGLYFYDNDVIEIAKSLTPSPRGELEITDINKVYLERGDLDVQTLGRGYAWLDMGTHESLHRASSFVQAVQDRQGYVISSPEEIAYRRGFISREQLRELACAMSNNNYGQYLLDMVLEDSIDSCPA
- a CDS encoding MogA/MoaB family molybdenum cofactor biosynthesis protein; the protein is MSDSTFLVTVTDSLAQGDRGFLCSAGVQSSFSPIATADVLPRLRVGTRIVSERVSFIVQGVSWLPGVVGQPSSRVYLVEAVQDMVRGAHLCTAEREGYALAWITLSDKGSQGKRVDESGPLVGTLVREKLPLNTVQGFIIPDEISQLKGLLVDLALNQGVDLILTTGGTGVGPRDITPEATEAVIEKRLPGYERAMTAASLLKTPHGAISRAVAGTLGLSLIVNMPGSPRAVAECLEPLLPTLKHTLKKLQGDPSDCALLRKD
- a CDS encoding PilZ domain-containing protein, with product MAAPIDEAALGFSISLKSNDAYAKRRHAIRIAVKGLTVFIPRLKKRFEVADISATGLGFKFQKPHIKAGAKIKMDIFLKGEKQVANVLCQVRRHEKGKVGCIFVELDRAQDDAINKIVLIGQKEQAARKAATKDKNFKLPS
- the rdgC gene encoding recombination-associated protein RdgC; the protein is MSILSASLGLTRYRIIEDVPQDLLQEVPEKLRKFSFVDIDGTADERSFGWANIDDMLDVNWTQSPPEKAEYFAFGLRLDTRRIPPAVLKKHTTIALNKELEHNKEQGKNFVSRDRKRELKEQVTLRLRARTFPIPAMFDIIWNPSSNRIYLTTTNSKVCALFEDYFALTFDLHLEPLTPFFMAMDTLGEEAAPRLENLDPTIFI
- a CDS encoding DUF1614 domain-containing protein; translated protein: MYPYFQFSGGMIPALLLLVALFFLFIFLPVSMVAEAFSKLGLTPAQGVLMLIAILVGRAMNIPVFTSERLVVVSKPRSVKFGLDEYGRPVQTEEDGTNELKKQVFSVNVGGFILPLLLSMTFLIRQHMIGQTDGVYLWIGFAMIMVTLGCYITAKPDVLTGLRIPLVLPAIMTFLSVYFFVPEPFRPVAAYIAGTMGAILGGNLIPLLIPRFRNSIGTQVVSIGGPGTFGGVFVAGILSVLLA